The following DNA comes from Gemella massiliensis.
GCTATCTCACTGGCGGAACTTGGATTAAAAACAGTATTAATAGATGCCGATACTCGTAAATCGGTAATGGCAGGTAGATTTAAGTTTAAAAATAAAATAAACGGTTTAACAAACTATTTATCAGGAGTATCACCAATCGAGGATATTATTTATGAAACGGATGTTAATAATTTGAATATTATACCGGCAGGACAAGTGCCTCCAAATCCTACAGGACTACTGCAAAATCGAAACTTTAATGTTATGATAGATGTCTTTAAAGAATATTATGATTATATAATTATTGATACTCCTCCAATCGGAGCAGTAGTGGATGCCGCAATCATCTCCCAAAAATGTGATGGTTTTGCAATAGTTGTAGAATCAAACAAAATTAAGAAAAAAGTATTGGAAAAATCAAAAGAACAACTGGAAAAAGCAGGTTCAAAATTCCTCGGTGTAATTTTAAATAAAGTAGATGTTAAAGAAGTAACTTACGGTGGCTATGGTGCATATGGAGGTTACGGAGAATATGGGAAAGAAAATTAGTAACAAATTTAATAGGGAAAAAGTATGTATTATGTAAGAAGAAATAATAAAGTTTTGTTTTTAGTATTTGATATATTAGCGCTGTTCATTTCATACATGACGTGTTTCGATTCTATTTCGGGTAAATACAATCTGTATTTCTTCTTTGTATTGTCTTTAATAGCGGTAAGTATTTCATTATTTTCAGAAGAATACTGGACGATAACGGATAGAGGGTATTTATTAGAATTAAAGTCTACGTTTTTATATGTTTTAAAATTAATATCACTTTTTGTGTTATATTTAGTAGTATTTCACAATGCCATGTTATTAATATCTATTAAAGATTTATCGCTTCCGATTTTTAGTATAGCATTATTTATTATTATTTATATATTTAGAACAATAGCTAAAATAATAAATTTAAAATATCGAGATGATAGTAGAAAAATAATTATTTTGTCAAATTTTGAAGATCTCAATAAGTTCGGGGCTTTTCCTGCCAACTATCAGGTGGTAGCCTATTTTAATAATTCTGAAAAGAAAATTTATAATAATATACCTATTGTTCACAATATGGAGGAAATGAGAGAGTTCTTATCCCACAATAGAGTCGATGAGATTTATGCTAGTGTGAGCCATGAATCAAACGTTGTAGAAATTTTGGAGGGTTTTGATATTTTAGGAATACCGTTAAAAATTAATATAACACCGATTTTTAAGGGAATAAAAAGTAATTCAACATTAACTTTTCAAGGAGATGACGTATATCTTACGTCGGCAATAAAAATATCAACATTGAGGCAAATGATATTAAAAAGAGTAATAGATATTACTTTAGGAATATCGGGAACAATTTTAACAGCATTGGTAGCTGTAATAATTTATCCTAAGGTGAGAAGACAGTCACCCGGACCATTAATATTTAAGCAGGTAAGAATAGGGCAAAACGGGAAAAGATTTGAAATTTATAAATTTCGAAGTATGTACCTAGATGCGGAAGAGAGAAAAAGAGAGTTATTAGTACAAAATGAACATACAACAAATCTTATGTTTAAAATGGACAATGATCCGCGGGTTTTTCCATTCGGTCAGAAAATGAGGGATTGGTCATTAGATGAGTTGCCACAATTTATAAATGTCTTAAAAGGCGATATGAGTGTGGTAGGGACAAGACCACCAACAGTAGATGAATATGAAAAATACAATTTGCATCAGTTCAAGAGAATGAGAGTGAAACCGGGAATTACGGGAATGTGGCAAGTAAATGGTAGAAGTGACATAACAGACTTTGAAGAAGTTATAAAACTTGACATGAAGTATATTGAAAACTGGTCATTAAGATTGGACATAAAAATAATCGTAAAAACAATAATGGTAGTATTAAAAAGAGAAGGAAGTAAATAAAGGGAAGTGAATAAGAAGTGCAAAAGGATAGAAAAGGAGAAATATGCTTAAAGTTAATATTATAGCTGATTATACGACCGATTAATTTGGTTTTCTGTGAGAATTTATCTTTTCAGAACAAAGAATCAAAGGTACGTAGAGTGTAATTAAGTATAGATGAAGAGACAACAAAAATGTAGAGTGTGAAATATATAATATAAGGATAGATGTCAAAATGGATTATTGTATAAGTATAAAAAAAGAATTGAGAGATACTGCGGGCATAAAAGCTCCTGAAGATATCTCTAATATAGCTAAAAAAAGAGGAATGGGAGAAATTTTATTTCCTAAATTCCCTACATATAAAAGTAAATTTTATCAAAAAGCGTGGCTATTTTTTGTAGTAGGGTATAATTGGTTAAAGATGTTCTGGAAGTTGAAAAAAGGTGATAGGGTAATCTTTCAACACCCGATGTATGGCGTAAGAGTAGCTAATTTTTTAATTCCTAAATTACAAAAATATAAAAAAATAAAATTTATATCTGTTATACATGATCTGGAATCTTTGAGAAAAGGGATAGATGGAGTTATAAAAAACAATCAAAATACAAACAAACTTGCAGATACGGAATTATTGAAAAAATTCGACAAAATAATATGTCATAATATTAAAATGCACAATTATTTGGTTGAAGCAGGAATAGAAGAAGAAAAATTAGAAGAATTACAAATATTTGATTATCTTAGTGAAATAGAACCTAGTTATAATATTGGAATAAAATATAACACAATTGTCATAGCAGGTAACTTAGCAGCAGGTAAGAGTAGTTATATCTATGATTTAATAAAAAACTCTAAAAAAGTTATGTTTAATCTATATGGACCAAATTTAAAAAAAGAAAAATTAACAGACAATGCTAAATATGTTGGTTCATTTCCTCCTAATGATTTAATAAAAAATATTAAGGGAGATTTCGGTTTAGTATGGGATGGTATTTCACTTGAAACTTGTACAGGAAATACAGGAGAATATTTAAAGTTTAATAATCCGCATAAGACGTCACTATATTTAGCAGCAGGACTTCCGGTTATTGTTTGGGAAGAAGCGGCAATATCAGATTTTATTAAGGATAATAATTTAGGATTTACTGTGAGTAATTTAAGTGAATTAGAAGAAAAATTAATATCACTTGACACAGAAAGTTATTCTGAGATTTTAGAAAATGTAAAAAGTATATCTCAAAAAATTAGAGAGGGATACTATTTTGGAAGAGTTCTGGATAAGACTCTTAGTGAGTTGTAGTGAGGTATAAAATGAAAATCGATAAGAATAATAGTAACTTGAATACATTGCAGAAAGAAATTTTAGATATTTTTTCACAACTATTACTAATATTTGATAATATGAATATAACTTATTATATCCAAGGCGGAACAATGCTGGGAGCTGTGCGACATCAGGGATTTATACCTTGGGACGATGATATAGATATAGCTATACCAAGGGAACAATATAAATATTTCTTAGATAATGTAGAAAGATACTTGGGGGAAAATTTAGAACTTAGGGTATATGATGATAATTCAGATCATCATTATTATTTTTCAAGAATAGTAAATAAAAATCATCAAGTCAAAAGATTAGGAAGTAAAGATAATAGAATAGAAAATGTTTGGGTGGATATTTTCCCATTAGACGGTATGCCTAGCGGAAGAATAAAAAGAGAGATCCACAAAGGAAGATTATTAGTAAATAGATTATTATATCATATATCTTGTCTAGAAAAAGTAAATACAAAACGACCGGATCGTTCTTTTTTGGAAAAAGTTATTATAAAAGTAGCGAGTGTAATTCCTATAGGGAAATATTTTGATACTAATAATCGATTGATAAAACTTGATAAATTATTGACTAAATATCCATATGAAAAATCAGATTGGGCAATTAATTTTATGGGTCAAACATCATATAAATTTAATGAATTATTTCCCAAAAAAATCTACAGTAGTTGTGAAGAATATAAATTTGAAAATTTAAAAGTAATAGGACCGAAAGAATATGATACATATTTAAGAACCTTATATGGAGATTATATGAAACTTCCGAAAGAGAAAGATAGAAATGCACATAAAACAATTATTGTTGAGGTAGATAAAGATGATGAGAGAAATAGCTAAGCAGTTAACCGAATCGGAATTGAAAAATATACAAAGGGTATTGCTTGTGATATTGGATGACATTATTGAAATATGTGAGAAAAATAAGATAGATTTTGTATTAATAGGGGGAAGTGCCATAGGAGCGGTAAGGCATCAAGGATTTATACCTTGGGATGACGATATAGATATAGCTATGACAAGAGAAGGTTTTGAAAAATTTATTAATATAATTAACGTACAATATTCTCATAAATACTCTATGTTAAATCCGGAGGAAAAACAAAATTACGGTCGTGTTATCCCTAAGATAAGACTTAAAGGGACTACATATAGAACGGTCTTGGAACAAGATTTAGATGATGTTGGAGTATTTATTGATATTTTTATAATAGAAAATGTTTTTGATAATAAACTATTAAAACATATTCATGGTATAGGTTCATTAGTTTTAGGTTTTTTACTATCTTGTCGAAGAAAATATAAAAATAAAAAAAATGATGATAAAAATATACGAAAGTATATAGGAGGATTGATTAGTTTTATAAGAATAGAGACACTTGCAACTCGTTATGATATGTGGAATAGAATGTGTAAAAATAATAATTCCAAAGAGGTTACGGTACCGGTTGATAAATTTCACTTTTATGGAGAAATTGAAAAAAGAAGTGATGTAGAAAAGCTTATTTCTGTAAATTTTGAAGGAAGAAATTGTTATATATTTTCTAATTACGACGATTATTTAATGAGAAGATATGGAAATTATATGAAGATCCCCCCGGAAAAAGAAAGAGTATGGAATCAATATATAGAATATGATTTAGGAAAATATAAATTAGGAGAAAAAGTCGATGATTAATTTTTCGGTAGGACCGGTACATTTAACAGAGGAAGTTATGGAGGCATATGGAGATATACCGTATTTTAGAACAAATGAATTTTCCGATATTATGTTGGAAAATGAAAAGTTGGTTAAAGAATTAACCAATGCGAGTGATAATGATAGAGTAATTTTTTTAACAGGATCGGGTACAGCCGGTATGGAATCAAGCGTAATAAATACTCTGACTTTAGAAGATAAGATATTAATAATAAATGGCGGTAGTTTCGGAACACGTTTTGCAGAAATTTGTAGTTTGAAAAAATTAAATTATGAAGAAATAGTTGTAGGGTTTGAAGAAATATTAACTCTTGAAAAATTAGAAAAATATAGTAATAAAAATTTTACAGCACTCGTAGTTAATTTGGATGAAACATCTATAGGGAAACTGTATGATATAGAATTAATAAGTAAATTTTGCAAGGAAAATAATTTATTTTTAATTGTTGATGCAATAAGTGCTTTTTTAGCAGATGAAATTGATGTGACAAAACACGGTATTGATGTTTTGATAATAGGTTCTCAAAAGGCGTTGGCTTGTCCTCCCGGCGTGGCAATAATTGTATTAAGCGAAAGAGCGATTGATAGAATAAAAAATATAAATCACGACATATTGTATTTTGATTTTAAAAAAGCATTAAAAGATGGAGAGAGAGGACAAACACCATTTACTCCGGCAGTAGGGATATTGTTACAATTAAACGCTCGATTAAAACAAATTTCTTCTACGGGCGGTGTAGAAGCGGAAAGAAAAAAAATAGAAAAATTAGCAAATGATTTTAGGGGAAAAGTAAAGGAACTACCTTTAACAATACCGCAATACAAGTTATCTAACACGGTAACACCTTTATTGACTAATAATTGTTCTGCAAAAGACATATTTAATATACTGAAAGATGAATATAAAATATGGGTTTGCCCTAATGGTGGAGAATTAGGAGAAAAATTATTTAGAGTAGGACACATCGGAAACTTATCGGTAGAGAAAAATAATGAGTTAATAAGTGCATTATATGAATTAAAAGAAAGAAATATTTTAAAATAGTGAGGATATAATGATGAAAAAAGTTATAACATATGGAACGTATGATTTATTACATCATGGGCATATAGCACTCTTGGAAAGAGCGAAAAAGTTAGGAGATTATCTGATAGTTGGAGTTACGGCAGATGCTTTTGATAAGAGGAGAGGGAAGCTAAATGTAAAACAACCGTTAGCAGAGCGTATAGAAGCTATAAGAAAAACCGGATTAGCTGATGAAATAATAATTGAAGAATATGTAGGTCAAAAGATTATAGATATTCAAAGTTATGATATAGACGTATTTACTGTAGGTTCTGACTGGATTGGTAAATTTGATTATTTAAAAGAATACTGCGAGGTTGTATATCTACCGAGAACAGAGGGAATTAGCAGTACCAAAATAAGAACAGAACAGAATCCTATTTTAAAGGTAGGGTTTTTAGGAACAGGAAGAACTACGGATAGATTTTACAAAGAAAGCACCACCGTGGGGTCATTATGTGTAAAATCTGTATATGCTCAAGAAAACACATATGGTTATAACAACGATGAATTAGAGTATTATTCAAATAAAAAAGAATTTTTTGATAGTATAGATGCAGTTTATATAGATAGTTCTGCGGATAAACACTATTCTATGATAAAAGAATCTTTGGAAAACGATTGTCACGTATTGTGTAATCCACCGCTATTTTTGAATAGAAAAGAAGCGATTGAATTATATGATTATGCGTACAAAAAAGGTTTAATTTTGTTTGAAGCGGAAAAAACACGTTATTTTCCTGCGTTAACTCATCTTCTTTTACAGTTGAAATCTGGAATAATAGGAGAGGTTAAAGATATAGATATTTCGTGTAGCCAAATCTTAAATAATATGGATAATGTAGTTAAAAATAAATATGAAGGAAGTTTTTATGATTGGAGTTCAACTGTGTTGTTTCCTATAATCAGTATATTGGGAAAAAATATAGGTGAATGTAAAATGTATAGCTTTGAAAAAAATAATTTCAGTTATCTAACAAAAGGCATTTTGGATTACGGAAAAGCTACAGCTACATTTAAAGCGGGGATAGGTGTAAAGACAGAAGGGCACTTGGTTATTACCGGAACAAAAGGTTATGTGTATGTACCATCTCCTTGGTGGAAAATAGACTATTTTGAAGTAAGATATGAGGATTTAAGAGATACAAAGAAATACTTTTATGAATACAAGGGAAATGGTTTCCGTTATTTAATGTTGGAATTTATAAAATTGATAAATAATATTAATGTAAATAACGCAAACAATAAGGAATACTGTATGTTATTTTTAGACATAATG
Coding sequences within:
- a CDS encoding pyridoxal-phosphate-dependent aminotransferase family protein, whose amino-acid sequence is MINFSVGPVHLTEEVMEAYGDIPYFRTNEFSDIMLENEKLVKELTNASDNDRVIFLTGSGTAGMESSVINTLTLEDKILIINGGSFGTRFAEICSLKKLNYEEIVVGFEEILTLEKLEKYSNKNFTALVVNLDETSIGKLYDIELISKFCKENNLFLIVDAISAFLADEIDVTKHGIDVLIIGSQKALACPPGVAIIVLSERAIDRIKNINHDILYFDFKKALKDGERGQTPFTPAVGILLQLNARLKQISSTGGVEAERKKIEKLANDFRGKVKELPLTIPQYKLSNTVTPLLTNNCSAKDIFNILKDEYKIWVCPNGGELGEKLFRVGHIGNLSVEKNNELISALYELKERNILK
- a CDS encoding sugar transferase, with amino-acid sequence MYYVRRNNKVLFLVFDILALFISYMTCFDSISGKYNLYFFFVLSLIAVSISLFSEEYWTITDRGYLLELKSTFLYVLKLISLFVLYLVVFHNAMLLISIKDLSLPIFSIALFIIIYIFRTIAKIINLKYRDDSRKIIILSNFEDLNKFGAFPANYQVVAYFNNSEKKIYNNIPIVHNMEEMREFLSHNRVDEIYASVSHESNVVEILEGFDILGIPLKINITPIFKGIKSNSTLTFQGDDVYLTSAIKISTLRQMILKRVIDITLGISGTILTALVAVIIYPKVRRQSPGPLIFKQVRIGQNGKRFEIYKFRSMYLDAEERKRELLVQNEHTTNLMFKMDNDPRVFPFGQKMRDWSLDELPQFINVLKGDMSVVGTRPPTVDEYEKYNLHQFKRMRVKPGITGMWQVNGRSDITDFEEVIKLDMKYIENWSLRLDIKIIVKTIMVVLKREGSK
- a CDS encoding LicD family protein, with protein sequence MKIDKNNSNLNTLQKEILDIFSQLLLIFDNMNITYYIQGGTMLGAVRHQGFIPWDDDIDIAIPREQYKYFLDNVERYLGENLELRVYDDNSDHHYYFSRIVNKNHQVKRLGSKDNRIENVWVDIFPLDGMPSGRIKREIHKGRLLVNRLLYHISCLEKVNTKRPDRSFLEKVIIKVASVIPIGKYFDTNNRLIKLDKLLTKYPYEKSDWAINFMGQTSYKFNELFPKKIYSSCEEYKFENLKVIGPKEYDTYLRTLYGDYMKLPKEKDRNAHKTIIVEVDKDDERNS
- a CDS encoding LicD family protein, which encodes MMREIAKQLTESELKNIQRVLLVILDDIIEICEKNKIDFVLIGGSAIGAVRHQGFIPWDDDIDIAMTREGFEKFINIINVQYSHKYSMLNPEEKQNYGRVIPKIRLKGTTYRTVLEQDLDDVGVFIDIFIIENVFDNKLLKHIHGIGSLVLGFLLSCRRKYKNKKNDDKNIRKYIGGLISFIRIETLATRYDMWNRMCKNNNSKEVTVPVDKFHFYGEIEKRSDVEKLISVNFEGRNCYIFSNYDDYLMRRYGNYMKIPPEKERVWNQYIEYDLGKYKLGEKVDD
- a CDS encoding polysaccharide biosynthesis tyrosine autokinase; amino-acid sequence: MAEISVLNNEKIVDSSIKEYYNALRTNVQFLGKDIKVIAITSTSENEGKSTVSINLAISLAELGLKTVLIDADTRKSVMAGRFKFKNKINGLTNYLSGVSPIEDIIYETDVNNLNIIPAGQVPPNPTGLLQNRNFNVMIDVFKEYYDYIIIDTPPIGAVVDAAIISQKCDGFAIVVESNKIKKKVLEKSKEQLEKAGSKFLGVILNKVDVKEVTYGGYGAYGGYGEYGKEN